Proteins co-encoded in one Alphaproteobacteria bacterium PA2 genomic window:
- a CDS encoding site-2 protease family protein: MGGNPILLVVTIWLASGVGLTAAPQWTGVLTFVFVMSGWMLAVGVHEYGHALAAYMGGDWTVKGKGYLSMDPRKYADLQTTVIFPLLALALGGIGFPGGAVYLREDLMRSRLWRSASSLAGPVGTLVVMLGLAAALRFFPPPASQAGLSNAIAFLAFLQGTALVLNLLPAPGFDGYGIIRPFLPAGVRAAVRRYENLAPLLLLAAIFFIPAVSNAFFIAAFQLTELLGLSQISILSGLQAFQFWKA; the protein is encoded by the coding sequence ATGGGCGGCAATCCCATCCTGCTGGTGGTCACGATCTGGCTGGCCAGCGGCGTCGGCCTGACCGCAGCGCCCCAGTGGACCGGGGTCCTGACCTTTGTCTTCGTCATGTCCGGCTGGATGCTGGCCGTGGGCGTCCACGAGTATGGCCACGCCCTGGCGGCCTATATGGGCGGTGACTGGACGGTGAAGGGCAAGGGCTATCTGTCCATGGACCCCCGCAAGTACGCCGACCTGCAGACCACGGTGATTTTTCCCCTGCTGGCCCTGGCCCTGGGCGGCATCGGCTTTCCCGGCGGCGCGGTCTATCTGCGGGAAGACCTGATGCGCAGCCGGCTCTGGCGCTCGGCCTCCTCCCTGGCGGGTCCTGTCGGCACGCTGGTGGTCATGCTGGGTCTGGCCGCAGCCCTCCGCTTCTTTCCGCCGCCCGCTTCCCAGGCGGGCCTGAGCAACGCCATCGCCTTTCTGGCCTTCCTGCAGGGGACGGCCCTGGTCCTGAACCTGCTGCCGGCGCCGGGCTTTGACGGCTACGGGATCATCCGGCCCTTCCTGCCAGCCGGCGTCCGCGCCGCCGTGCGACGCTATGAAAACCTGGCGCCCCTGCTGCTGCTGGCGGCCATCTTCTTCATTCCGGCGGTCTCCAACGCCTTCTTCATAGCGGCCTTCCAGCTGACCGAACTGCTGGGCCTGTCGCAGATCTCGATCCTGAGCGGCCTGCAGGCCTTCCAGTTCTGGAAGGCCTGA
- a CDS encoding YebC/PmpR family DNA-binding transcriptional regulator, giving the protein MAGHSKFKNIMHRKGRADAVRSKLFSKLSREITVAAKSGMPDPNMNARLRLAVANAKAESMPKDNIDRAIKKATGGDGETYDEIRYEGFGPGGTGVIVEVLTDNRNRAAANVRSIFSKNGGNLGETGSVSFMFDRLGQITYPVSAGTEDSVMEAAIEAGAEDVESDEEGHTVYTAFDALSEVSQALEASLGVAKSTHIIWRPKSGVPVEGDTVATLLKMIDALEDDDDVQNVYGNYEISDADMDKYGG; this is encoded by the coding sequence ATGGCCGGCCATTCGAAATTCAAGAACATCATGCACCGCAAGGGCCGCGCCGATGCGGTCCGGTCCAAGCTGTTCTCCAAGCTGTCGCGCGAAATCACCGTGGCCGCCAAGTCGGGCATGCCCGACCCCAACATGAACGCCCGCCTGCGGCTGGCCGTGGCCAACGCCAAGGCCGAGTCCATGCCCAAGGACAATATCGACCGGGCCATCAAGAAGGCCACCGGCGGCGATGGCGAGACCTATGACGAAATCCGTTATGAGGGCTTTGGCCCCGGCGGCACCGGCGTCATCGTCGAGGTCCTGACCGACAACCGCAACCGCGCCGCAGCCAATGTCCGCTCCATCTTCTCGAAGAATGGCGGCAATCTGGGTGAAACCGGTTCGGTGTCCTTCATGTTCGACCGGCTGGGCCAGATCACCTATCCGGTCTCGGCGGGCACGGAAGATTCGGTGATGGAAGCCGCCATCGAGGCCGGCGCCGAAGACGTTGAGTCCGATGAGGAAGGCCACACGGTCTACACCGCCTTTGACGCCCTTTCGGAAGTCTCCCAGGCCCTGGAAGCCAGCCTGGGCGTCGCCAAGTCGACGCACATCATCTGGCGTCCGAAATCAGGGGTCCCTGTGGAAGGCGACACCGTCGCCACCCTGCTGAAGATGATCGACGCCCTGGAAGACGATGACGACGTCCAGAACGTCTATGGCAATTACGAGATTTCCGACGCCGACATGGACAAGTACGGCGGCTAG
- a CDS encoding aminotransferase DegT: MAIPFIDLQAQRLRLGQPLEDAILKVVRSGAYIMGPEIAAFEKALGEFGQAPFVLSCGSGTEALQLPLMAWGIGPGDAVFCPSFTFAATAEVMPLVGASPVFVDILPDTFNLDPARLDAAIEAVKSEGKLTPRAIIAVDLFGQPADYPAIAAVAAKHGLKLIADSAQGFGCTLNGHHPLLWADVATTSFFPAKPLGCYGDGGAVLSKDAAFHDLLVSLRVHGQAVKGDIEGRTFDHDPKYLNMRVGMNSRMDTIQAAILLQKLSIFADEIEARNRVADRYAAGLSDVVTTPKVIDGGISVWAQYTIETPDRDGLIAHLKEAGVPTAVYYPIPIHRQGVYSGYPTPGGLPVTEAKSATVMSLPMHPYLTADDQDQVISAIRSHVGRNR, encoded by the coding sequence ATGGCCATTCCGTTCATCGACCTTCAGGCCCAGCGTCTGCGCCTCGGCCAGCCCCTGGAGGACGCCATTCTCAAGGTGGTGCGGTCCGGCGCCTACATCATGGGCCCGGAGATCGCCGCCTTTGAGAAGGCCCTGGGCGAGTTCGGCCAGGCGCCGTTTGTCCTGTCCTGCGGCTCGGGCACCGAGGCCCTGCAGCTGCCGCTGATGGCCTGGGGCATTGGCCCCGGCGATGCGGTTTTCTGCCCGTCCTTCACCTTTGCCGCGACGGCCGAAGTCATGCCCCTGGTCGGCGCCTCGCCGGTCTTCGTCGACATCCTGCCCGACACCTTCAACCTGGATCCCGCCAGGCTGGACGCCGCGATTGAAGCCGTAAAGTCAGAGGGCAAGCTGACCCCCCGCGCGATTATCGCCGTGGACCTGTTCGGCCAGCCCGCCGACTATCCGGCCATCGCTGCGGTTGCGGCAAAACACGGCCTGAAACTGATCGCCGACTCCGCCCAGGGGTTTGGCTGCACCCTCAATGGCCATCACCCCCTGCTCTGGGCCGATGTGGCCACCACAAGCTTCTTCCCGGCCAAGCCCCTGGGTTGTTACGGCGACGGCGGCGCCGTCCTGAGCAAGGACGCCGCCTTCCATGACCTGCTGGTCAGCCTGCGGGTCCATGGTCAGGCGGTGAAGGGCGACATCGAAGGCAGGACCTTCGACCATGATCCCAAATACCTGAACATGCGGGTGGGCATGAACAGCCGGATGGACACCATCCAGGCTGCCATCCTGCTGCAGAAGCTCTCCATATTCGCCGACGAGATCGAGGCCCGGAACCGGGTGGCCGATCGCTATGCCGCGGGCCTGTCCGATGTGGTCACCACGCCGAAGGTCATTGATGGCGGGATCAGCGTCTGGGCCCAGTACACCATCGAAACTCCCGATCGCGATGGCCTGATCGCCCACCTCAAGGAGGCCGGTGTTCCGACGGCCGTCTACTACCCGATCCCGATCCACAGGCAGGGAGTCTATAGCGGCTATCCCACGCCTGGCGGCCTTCCGGTGACGGAAGCCAAGTCGGCAACGGTGATGAGCCTGCCCATGCATCCCTATCTGACCGCTGACGATCAGGATCAGGTCATCAGCGCCATCCGCAGTCATGTGGGGCGAAACCGCTGA
- a CDS encoding hybrid sensor histidine kinase/response regulator produces MMHSLLARQIEQCTSPDGQLDTDKLIALVSSAYSDDSRARDRLERSIRLMSEEMAELNSQIALEARQTVNNFILKTREPLLAVDSRGAVTLANAAAAWNLGAAEPVDLIGRQAEDFIPGSLATAYVPSEVIAKRLDGTTFPASVTVSVGKVDGENFRLVSIRDESERQARELALKQAKEAAENANEAKSSFLAMMSHELRTPLNALLGSAELLARTPLDEKQAGYLRMFNQAGRLIMAQVNDVLDYSKIEAGQLEIEAHPTSLQDLAAEVGAMWSDPARLKGIDLTVDTGGLDSDMVLGDPTRLRQIIFNLVSNAVKFTTRGGVSINLSSKTEQGVCQLRIDVADTGIGIPPERLESIFSPFVQADSSITRQYGGTGLGLAIARSLATQMDGDLTLVSRIGRGSTFTFSARLAATVLDPAERQAAAHEEDEAPELRVLAVDDNELNRRILGAMLEMWPVEVSWATNGVEALDLLGKSPFDVVLMDAQMPVMDGLTATRRLRAIEGPNRTVPVVALTANVGAADRNACLEAGMTDFVAKPISAESLMGALVRAANHPTAVHAAAE; encoded by the coding sequence ATGATGCATTCCCTGCTCGCAAGGCAGATAGAACAGTGCACCTCACCGGACGGTCAGCTTGATACGGACAAGCTGATCGCCCTGGTGTCATCGGCCTATTCCGATGACTCCCGCGCCCGGGACCGACTGGAACGATCCATCCGCCTCATGTCGGAGGAGATGGCCGAACTCAACAGCCAGATCGCCCTCGAAGCCCGCCAGACCGTAAACAACTTCATCCTCAAAACCCGCGAGCCCCTCCTTGCCGTGGACAGCCGCGGCGCAGTGACCCTGGCCAATGCGGCTGCAGCCTGGAACCTTGGAGCCGCCGAGCCCGTGGATCTGATCGGGCGGCAGGCCGAAGACTTCATTCCCGGCTCGCTGGCGACCGCCTATGTTCCGAGCGAAGTGATCGCCAAACGCCTGGACGGAACGACCTTTCCCGCCTCCGTGACCGTCAGTGTTGGCAAGGTGGATGGCGAGAACTTCCGGCTGGTCAGCATCCGCGATGAGTCTGAACGTCAGGCCCGGGAACTGGCCCTGAAACAGGCCAAGGAAGCGGCTGAGAACGCCAATGAAGCCAAGTCGAGCTTCCTGGCCATGATGAGCCATGAACTGCGCACCCCCCTCAACGCCCTGCTGGGCTCTGCAGAACTGCTGGCCAGGACGCCGCTTGATGAAAAGCAGGCGGGCTATCTTCGCATGTTCAACCAGGCCGGCCGGTTGATCATGGCCCAGGTGAACGACGTCCTCGACTATTCAAAGATCGAGGCCGGACAGCTGGAAATCGAGGCCCATCCCACCAGTCTGCAGGACCTTGCGGCCGAAGTCGGCGCCATGTGGAGCGATCCGGCGCGCCTGAAGGGCATTGACCTGACGGTGGATACAGGTGGCCTCGACAGCGACATGGTGCTGGGGGACCCGACGAGGCTGAGGCAGATCATCTTCAACCTGGTCTCAAACGCCGTGAAATTCACGACCCGCGGCGGCGTGTCCATTAATCTGAGCAGCAAAACTGAGCAGGGCGTCTGCCAGCTCCGGATCGACGTCGCCGACACGGGGATCGGCATTCCTCCGGAGCGCCTGGAGTCCATCTTCAGCCCGTTTGTCCAGGCAGACAGCAGTATCACCCGGCAATATGGCGGCACGGGTCTCGGGCTCGCCATCGCCCGATCGCTGGCAACCCAGATGGATGGGGACCTTACCCTGGTCTCCAGGATTGGCCGCGGGTCCACCTTCACCTTCAGCGCCAGGCTGGCCGCAACCGTGCTTGATCCTGCGGAGCGTCAGGCCGCCGCCCACGAAGAGGACGAAGCCCCGGAGCTGCGGGTGCTGGCGGTGGATGACAATGAGCTCAACCGCCGGATTCTCGGCGCCATGCTGGAGATGTGGCCAGTGGAGGTCAGCTGGGCGACCAACGGGGTTGAAGCCCTGGACCTGCTGGGCAAGTCGCCCTTCGATGTGGTGCTCATGGACGCCCAGATGCCCGTCATGGACGGACTGACGGCGACCCGAAGGCTGAGGGCCATCGAGGGCCCGAACCGGACCGTGCCGGTGGTGGCCCTGACCGCCAATGTTGGCGCCGCGGACCGCAACGCCTGCCTTGAGGCCGGCATGACAGATTTCGTCGCCAAGCCGATCAGCGCCGAGTCCCTGATGGGGGCCCTCGTCCGCGCCGCCAATCACCCGACGGCTGTTCATGCAGCCGCCGAATAG
- a CDS encoding nitronate monooxygenase has translation MKTRITELFGIEHPILQGGMHFVGLAEMAAAVSNAGGLGIITGLTQRTPDDLAKEIARCREMTDKPFGVNLTFLPSVTPPDYPGYIKAIIESGVKAVETAGNNPAKYLPALKEAGIKVIHKCTSVRHSLKAEAIGCDAVSVDGFECGGHPGEDDVPNFVLLPRAAEELKIPFVASGGVANGRQLVAALALGADGINMGTRFIATQEAPVHPNVKQAIVDASELDTRLVMRSLRNTERVLNNAAVERLLEKEKALGANLKFEDIIGEVAGVYPIIMQKGEMDAGAWSCGMVAGLIHDIPTCKELIDGIMAEADALIRQRLAGFAMA, from the coding sequence ATGAAGACCCGCATCACAGAACTGTTCGGCATTGAGCACCCGATCCTCCAGGGCGGCATGCACTTTGTCGGCCTGGCCGAAATGGCCGCCGCCGTGTCCAACGCCGGGGGCCTGGGCATCATCACCGGCCTGACCCAGCGCACGCCCGACGACCTGGCCAAGGAAATCGCCCGCTGCCGGGAGATGACCGACAAGCCCTTCGGCGTGAACCTGACCTTCCTGCCTTCGGTCACCCCGCCGGACTATCCGGGCTACATCAAGGCGATCATTGAGTCGGGCGTGAAGGCCGTGGAGACCGCCGGCAACAATCCCGCCAAGTACCTTCCCGCCCTGAAGGAGGCCGGGATCAAGGTCATCCACAAGTGCACCTCGGTCCGTCACTCGCTCAAGGCCGAAGCCATTGGCTGCGACGCGGTCAGCGTTGATGGCTTTGAATGCGGCGGTCACCCCGGCGAGGATGACGTGCCCAACTTCGTCCTCCTGCCCCGCGCCGCCGAAGAGCTGAAGATCCCCTTCGTCGCCTCGGGCGGCGTGGCCAATGGCCGCCAGCTGGTGGCCGCCCTGGCCCTTGGCGCTGACGGCATCAATATGGGCACCCGCTTCATCGCCACCCAGGAAGCCCCGGTGCACCCCAATGTGAAGCAGGCCATTGTCGACGCCAGCGAGCTGGACACCCGCCTGGTCATGCGCTCCCTGCGCAATACCGAGCGCGTGCTGAACAACGCCGCGGTCGAGCGCCTGCTGGAAAAGGAAAAGGCCCTGGGCGCCAATCTGAAGTTCGAGGACATCATCGGCGAAGTGGCCGGGGTCTATCCGATCATCATGCAGAAGGGCGAGATGGACGCCGGCGCCTGGTCCTGCGGCATGGTCGCCGGCCTGATCCACGACATCCCCACCTGCAAGGAGCTGATCGACGGCATCATGGCCGAAGCCGACGCCCTGATCCGCCAGCGCCTGGCGGGATTCGCAATGGCCTGA
- a CDS encoding type I pantothenate kinase, whose amino-acid sequence MSPVATLAADLAARRPSSGPLIVGLTGAVAAGKSTLAGELKSALGGKAEVEIIATDGFLRPNAELTALGLLDQKGFPPTYDNDAFRAALTGIRTGPAVFPTYSHTAYDIDPALARTLSPPDILIVEGLNLQHRAVAPHAPDPLDLLIYLDAEEADLESWYVARFLELWEEAEHDPTSFYARFRSMSREQTADLARMVWTGVNLKNLRENIILARDTADLVVRKAADHAIVEVLKR is encoded by the coding sequence ATGAGCCCCGTCGCCACCCTGGCTGCGGACCTCGCCGCCCGCCGGCCGTCCTCCGGTCCTCTGATTGTCGGCCTGACCGGCGCGGTCGCGGCGGGCAAGTCGACCCTGGCCGGAGAGCTGAAATCGGCCCTGGGCGGCAAGGCCGAGGTGGAGATCATCGCCACGGACGGCTTCCTGCGACCCAATGCCGAGCTGACGGCCCTGGGCCTGCTGGATCAGAAGGGCTTTCCGCCCACCTATGACAACGACGCCTTCCGCGCCGCCCTGACCGGCATCCGCACGGGCCCCGCCGTCTTCCCGACCTATTCCCACACCGCCTATGACATTGACCCGGCCCTGGCGCGGACCCTCAGCCCGCCGGACATACTGATCGTCGAGGGGCTGAACCTGCAGCACCGGGCCGTGGCGCCGCACGCCCCCGATCCCCTGGACCTGCTGATCTATCTGGACGCCGAGGAGGCGGATCTGGAGTCCTGGTATGTGGCGCGGTTCCTCGAACTCTGGGAGGAGGCCGAGCATGACCCGACCTCCTTCTACGCCCGCTTCCGGTCCATGAGCCGCGAGCAGACCGCAGACCTGGCCCGGATGGTCTGGACCGGGGTCAATCTGAAGAACCTGCGGGAAAACATCATACTGGCCAGGGACACGGCCGACCTTGTGGTCCGCAAGGCCGCCGACCACGCCATTGTCGAGGTTCTGAAGCGCTAG
- a CDS encoding LysR family transcriptional regulator: MRKRNLPSLTSLRAFEAFARRGAMTLAAEELFVTHGAVSRQVRCLEESLGLPLTEGPRHKLKLTEAGAALARTLSSAFDQIESTITAVNRAKKDEVHLSCVGTLAIRWLIPALADFHERHPDLRVRVTESYAPVDFSRDRFDAAIRIAEAPPVAGVEAIAFLDNFHGPVLSPRLKGSGETGLEGLPRLTTGTRQSAWSEWEGHAGITLPPTGDVQEFEHIFYVLEAAAAGLGVGLSPWIYVARDIAEGRLAAPLGFVPTPSRFWFLTPHTAQGRAVEAFRAWLIETAGQVPAPPQALPETL, encoded by the coding sequence ATGCGAAAGCGCAATCTTCCGTCACTGACCAGCCTCCGGGCGTTTGAGGCCTTTGCCCGACGGGGCGCCATGACCCTGGCGGCCGAAGAGCTCTTCGTCACCCATGGTGCGGTCAGTCGCCAGGTGCGCTGCCTGGAGGAGAGCCTTGGGCTGCCCCTCACTGAAGGTCCCCGGCACAAGCTCAAGCTGACGGAGGCGGGCGCCGCCCTGGCGCGAACCCTATCGAGCGCCTTCGACCAGATCGAAAGCACCATCACCGCCGTCAACCGCGCCAAGAAGGACGAAGTGCACCTGTCCTGCGTCGGCACCCTGGCCATTCGCTGGCTCATCCCGGCCCTGGCGGACTTTCATGAACGGCATCCGGACCTGCGCGTGCGGGTCACTGAGTCCTATGCCCCTGTGGACTTCTCCAGGGACCGTTTCGATGCGGCGATCCGCATTGCCGAAGCGCCGCCGGTCGCGGGGGTCGAGGCCATCGCCTTTCTGGACAATTTCCATGGACCGGTTCTCTCTCCGCGGCTCAAGGGATCAGGCGAGACCGGTCTGGAAGGCCTGCCAAGACTGACCACCGGAACCCGCCAGTCAGCCTGGTCCGAATGGGAAGGTCATGCCGGGATCACTTTGCCGCCCACCGGGGATGTGCAGGAGTTTGAGCACATCTTCTATGTCCTGGAAGCCGCAGCAGCAGGCCTGGGTGTCGGCCTCAGCCCCTGGATCTATGTGGCCAGGGACATTGCCGAAGGCCGGCTTGCGGCGCCCCTCGGTTTTGTTCCGACCCCATCCCGGTTCTGGTTCCTCACGCCGCACACTGCGCAGGGCAGGGCGGTTGAAGCCTTTCGGGCCTGGCTGATCGAGACCGCAGGCCAGGTGCCTGCCCCGCCACAGGCCCTGCCCGAAACCTTGTGA
- a CDS encoding enoyl-CoA hydratase has protein sequence MSTSPMAQAVLHDGWGELILSRPARKNALVGPMVADLQAGLATLLAGGAKAVVLRGAEGVFCSGLDVDAFAEDPAPAWRATWPQDWADWHKTLYRCPAVIICAMEKYAINAGASMALAADLLVAGENSTLLVGEAALGMLAPMNIAWLRLRTTEAVAAQLTLGARRTGAADLLRLGLAYEVVADDQTTARACELAATLGGYRGQALAGIKAALRAGRADGGEAVFDAVQSTGFVSAAPGRVAKT, from the coding sequence ATGAGCACATCGCCAATGGCCCAGGCCGTCCTGCATGATGGCTGGGGCGAGCTGATCCTGTCGCGGCCAGCCCGCAAGAACGCCCTGGTCGGCCCCATGGTCGCTGATCTGCAGGCGGGCCTGGCCACCCTGCTGGCGGGGGGCGCCAAGGCGGTGGTCCTGCGCGGCGCCGAGGGCGTCTTCTGCTCGGGCCTGGACGTGGACGCCTTCGCCGAGGACCCGGCGCCGGCCTGGCGGGCGACCTGGCCCCAAGACTGGGCTGATTGGCACAAGACCCTCTATCGCTGTCCGGCCGTGATCATCTGCGCCATGGAAAAATACGCCATCAATGCCGGCGCCTCCATGGCTCTGGCGGCCGACCTTCTGGTGGCGGGAGAAAATTCCACCCTGCTGGTGGGTGAAGCGGCCCTGGGCATGCTGGCGCCCATGAACATCGCCTGGCTCCGGCTGCGGACCACTGAGGCCGTAGCGGCCCAACTGACCCTTGGCGCCCGTCGCACCGGCGCGGCGGACCTGCTGCGGCTGGGCCTGGCCTATGAGGTGGTTGCGGATGACCAGACCACCGCCCGCGCCTGCGAGCTGGCGGCGACCCTCGGGGGCTATCGCGGTCAGGCCCTGGCGGGGATCAAGGCCGCCCTGCGCGCCGGACGGGCGGACGGCGGCGAGGCTGTGTTTGATGCGGTCCAGTCCACGGGTTTCGTGTCGGCGGCGCCCGGGCGGGTCGCCAAAACCTAG
- a CDS encoding Holliday junction branch migration DNA helicase RuvB: protein MSERLISGEPAPLDPSDRALRPQTLAEFVGQAQAKGNLSVFIDAAKARGEALDHVLLFGPPGLGKTTLAQIIARELGVNFRATSGPVLAKAGDLAAILTNLEPRDVLFIDEIHRLAANVEEILYPAMEDHVLDLIIGEGPSARSIRIDLAPFTLVAATTRAGLLATPLRDRFGIPLRLEFYTHAELSQVLNHAAGKLGLNLAPDGAAEIATRARGTPRVAGRLLRRVRDFAAADGVTVIGQAAAAQALARLDVDPAGLDALDRRYLRALIENYGGGPAGVETLAYAIAEARDAVEDVIEPFLLQQGFIQRTPRGRMACAKAYTHIGLTPPPQMPAGGQGGLFDET, encoded by the coding sequence TTGAGCGAGCGGCTGATCTCCGGCGAGCCTGCGCCCCTGGACCCTTCCGACCGCGCCCTGCGGCCCCAGACCCTGGCGGAATTCGTCGGTCAGGCCCAGGCCAAGGGCAATCTCTCGGTCTTCATCGACGCCGCCAAGGCCCGGGGCGAGGCCCTGGATCACGTCCTGCTGTTCGGGCCTCCGGGTCTGGGCAAGACCACCCTGGCCCAGATCATCGCCCGGGAGCTGGGGGTCAATTTCCGTGCCACCTCGGGGCCGGTCCTGGCCAAGGCCGGGGACCTTGCGGCCATCCTCACCAATCTGGAACCCCGGGACGTCCTCTTCATCGACGAGATCCACCGTCTGGCCGCCAATGTGGAGGAGATCCTCTATCCGGCCATGGAGGACCATGTCCTGGACCTGATCATCGGCGAGGGCCCCTCGGCCCGGTCGATCCGCATTGATCTGGCGCCCTTCACCCTGGTGGCGGCGACCACCCGGGCGGGCCTGCTGGCCACGCCTCTCCGCGACCGGTTCGGCATTCCCCTGCGCCTGGAATTCTACACCCACGCCGAACTCAGCCAGGTGCTGAACCATGCGGCAGGCAAGCTGGGCCTGAACCTTGCCCCCGACGGCGCCGCCGAGATCGCCACCCGGGCCCGGGGCACGCCCCGGGTGGCCGGCCGCCTGCTGCGCCGGGTGCGGGACTTCGCCGCCGCCGACGGGGTCACCGTCATCGGCCAGGCCGCCGCCGCCCAGGCCCTGGCCCGGCTGGACGTGGACCCCGCAGGCCTCGACGCCCTGGACCGTCGCTATCTCCGCGCCCTGATCGAGAACTATGGCGGCGGCCCGGCCGGGGTCGAAACCCTGGCCTACGCCATCGCCGAGGCCCGGGACGCGGTGGAGGACGTGATCGAGCCCTTCCTCCTGCAACAGGGCTTCATCCAGCGCACGCCCCGGGGCCGCATGGCCTGCGCCAAGGCCTATACCCATATCGGCCTGACCCCGCCGCCCCAGATGCCAGCTGGCGGCCAGGGCGGCCTGTTCGACGAGACCTGA
- a CDS encoding phosphoglycerate kinase — MIYLLRHGQTEFNRELRFQGHLDSPLTELGVTQAGAMGRRLGALIPKPGDWRIIASPLGRAQATARIVAEALNLPEIETDPRLIEITVGRWDGRLRSEVEQEAGPSFNASGWSFSSPDGESFDSTAARTRAWLDGLPPEGERRIIAVSHGVTTRVLRGVYAGLSREETLTQAVPQDAFFRLQGGQITRIEV; from the coding sequence GTGATCTATCTGCTGAGACACGGCCAGACGGAGTTCAATCGCGAGCTCCGTTTTCAGGGACATCTGGATTCACCCCTGACGGAACTGGGTGTTACCCAGGCAGGCGCCATGGGGCGTCGCCTGGGGGCCCTGATCCCGAAGCCCGGGGATTGGCGCATCATCGCCAGTCCCCTTGGCCGCGCACAGGCCACGGCCAGAATCGTCGCTGAAGCCTTGAACCTCCCTGAAATCGAAACCGACCCCAGGCTGATCGAAATCACGGTTGGCCGATGGGACGGCCGCCTTCGGTCCGAGGTCGAACAGGAGGCGGGCCCAAGCTTCAATGCATCAGGATGGAGCTTCAGTTCTCCGGATGGGGAAAGCTTTGACTCTACCGCAGCCCGGACCCGCGCCTGGCTGGACGGCCTGCCGCCGGAAGGCGAGCGCAGGATCATCGCCGTCTCCCACGGCGTCACCACCCGCGTCCTGCGCGGGGTCTATGCCGGGCTCAGTCGGGAAGAGACCCTGACACAGGCCGTACCCCAGGACGCTTTCTTTCGCCTCCAAGGCGGGCAGATCACCCGCATCGAGGTCTAG
- a CDS encoding crossover junction endodeoxyribonuclease RuvC produces the protein MAAIRILGLDPGLRHTGWGVITVDGARLSHVAHGVINPKDSLPFAERLRLLFEGITQVVELHAPHEAAVEETFMNNNAASALKLGHARAMALVVPALAGLPVAEYAAKVVKKAVVGTGGADKDQVAFMIARILPTAGPTTADAADALAVAIAHAHARKARHLTERSAA, from the coding sequence ATGGCTGCGATCCGCATATTGGGCCTGGACCCGGGTCTGAGGCACACCGGCTGGGGTGTCATTACGGTGGACGGCGCGCGCCTGTCCCATGTGGCCCACGGGGTGATCAACCCGAAGGACAGCCTGCCCTTCGCCGAGCGCCTGCGCCTGCTGTTTGAGGGCATTACCCAGGTGGTCGAACTTCACGCCCCCCATGAGGCGGCGGTGGAAGAGACCTTCATGAACAATAACGCCGCCTCGGCCCTGAAGCTCGGACACGCCCGGGCCATGGCCCTGGTGGTGCCTGCCCTGGCTGGCCTGCCCGTGGCCGAATACGCCGCCAAGGTGGTCAAGAAGGCCGTGGTGGGCACCGGCGGCGCCGACAAGGACCAGGTGGCCTTCATGATCGCCCGCATACTGCCTACAGCCGGGCCGACCACGGCGGACGCCGCCGACGCCCTGGCGGTCGCCATCGCCCACGCCCATGCCCGCAAGGCCCGGCACCTCACCGAAAGGTCGGCCGCATGA
- a CDS encoding Holliday junction branch migration protein RuvA → MIGRLRGLVAEVGEEEALIDVGGVGYVVRCGGRTLGHLPALGEETVLHVETQWAESTGMKLYGFLGRDERRAFVLLQSIQGVGPKAALSVLDVLPPPDLAAAVARDDKASVGRASGVGPKLAQRIVTELKGKPISDGPVAAFHAQAASAPPPPSAVGEAVAALLSLGVAEINARRVVEQAALRLGDEASVQALIKAGLQELGR, encoded by the coding sequence ATGATCGGGCGGTTGCGGGGTCTGGTGGCCGAGGTTGGCGAGGAAGAGGCCCTGATCGATGTGGGCGGGGTGGGCTATGTGGTCCGCTGCGGCGGGCGCACCCTGGGCCACCTGCCGGCCCTGGGGGAAGAAACCGTCCTGCACGTAGAGACCCAGTGGGCCGAGAGCACGGGCATGAAGCTTTACGGCTTCCTCGGCCGGGACGAGCGCCGGGCCTTTGTCCTGCTGCAGTCCATCCAGGGGGTCGGGCCCAAGGCGGCCTTGAGCGTTCTCGATGTCCTGCCGCCGCCGGATCTGGCCGCCGCCGTGGCCCGTGACGACAAGGCCTCGGTCGGCCGGGCCAGCGGGGTGGGTCCCAAGCTCGCCCAGCGGATTGTCACCGAACTGAAGGGCAAGCCGATCAGCGACGGCCCTGTGGCCGCCTTCCACGCCCAGGCCGCCTCCGCCCCGCCTCCGCCCTCGGCCGTGGGTGAAGCTGTGGCCGCCCTGCTGAGCCTTGGGGTCGCCGAGATCAATGCCCGCCGGGTAGTGGAGCAGGCCGCTCTGCGCCTTGGCGATGAGGCCTCCGTCCAGGCCCTGATCAAGGCCGGCCTGCAGGAGCTGGGCCGTTGA